In the Cucurbita pepo subsp. pepo cultivar mu-cu-16 chromosome LG17, ASM280686v2, whole genome shotgun sequence genome, TTATTGGTAGGGaattagaaagaaataggTTTAGAACTTCGTTGCAACTTGATAATACAAAGTTGGaagtaattttgtttaaaaagttGGAATGCCATCTGAAATATGCAGATGAATTCATGTCCTAAGATTGAAAATGTTACAGGGGGATTACATAACCAAGTTGTAGCTTATATAATTGGAGTAATATATGGGATTACCTCTACTGCATGTGTACATTCTTGAACATCAGTACAGAAAATCACAACATATTTACCttctcttcgtttttttttttgtttttcctttctgaCTCAAACAATCAGACACTCCCAcataagaaatgaaaagaaaagaaaagaaaaggaacacAGGTTGAATGCAGATTAGCCTATCCAAACTCACCCAACTCCACAATTAAACCTTCATGACATATGTGTTTAGGCATTGTTGTTTCACAGCCCTCCAAGTTTTGATATCATCATCTACCATTGAGATTAGAAAAATGAGCAAACATTGCACTGCCGGAGTGATCATCAATGGGATTTGGGACCTCTGCCGGTTGCCTGTTCTGTTCTGGCTTCACAGCAGCAGGGCGGTTGTCGGAGTTTGGTGCATCTGTCGAATCGTCGACAGCGGTAGGAGTAGCGGAGGTGGGGGTGACAGGTGCGGTAGCTTCGGgtttggtttcttcttctgcCTTGCCTTTTGAGTATGACTCTTGAAGTTGTAATGCATACTCCAAATTCCACAGCACATCCCCCATGCTTGGCCTATCAACACCATGTTCTGCAAGACACTTCTCTGCTGCTTCTGCAAACTTCTTCATAGACTCAGGACTTATGGCTCCAACTAGAAGAGGATCCATGATCTTTTCCAATGTCCCTTTTCTCTTATTCTGCATTGCCCAATCAGCCAAGTTCACTTGTTCCCTTGTCAAAGATGGGTTGATTGCCGGCCTTGCACACAAAGCCTCAAGTAGAACAACCCCAAACGAATAAACATCTGATTTCTCTGTCAACTGTTGCCTCCTAAAGTACTCTGGATCCAAGTACCCAAAACTCCCCTTCACTGCAGTACTAACATGCCCCTGCCCCATTGGCGCATCCTTCGACAGCCCGAAATCCGCAACTTTTGCAGTGAAGTTCTCGTCGAGCAAAATATTGGTTGTTTTGACATCACGGTGAATGATTCCCTGTGCTGATCCTGTGTGCAGGTAATGAAGACCTCGAGCTGATCCGATACAGATCTCGAGCCTTTGCTTCCACGACAACGGAGACAAGTCCTTTCCATACAAGTGATCTCTGAATGGGCCATTTGACATGAACTCATATACCAAGATCATTTCTGAGTTTTCATCACAGTATCCAATCAAAGAAACCAAATGCCTGTGTCTTAGCTTTGAAAGCATTTGAATTTCTGTTTGGAACTCTGTTATGCCTTGTTCTGATTGTGGATTTCCTCTTTTTACAGCAACTTTGGTGCCTTCATCAATCACTCCAAGGTACACATTTCCAAACCCACCAACACCAATTATTGCATTGGAATCGAAGTTCTTGGTGGCTTCTTGCAGCTCTGCCAAAGTGAAGAACCTGCCAAGGCCTAAACCAGTGTTGGTCTTGTGTGAACCATATGAGGTCTTGCTTGTCATAAAGCTTGAATCACCAGCATGTACAGGAAGCAACCATGAAGAGAAACTGTTCCTCTTCTGCCAATCTTGAGGTCTCTTGTGCCATTTCATCACCATCGCACCGAGCCCGACAAATGCCCCGAACATCATTGCGAACCCAACAGCAGCAACCGTGCCACGGTTTGACCCATTTGCAGACTTACCATCCACTCCAAACTCTCCATCCAGACTATTAACAGAATTGCTTATTTTCATTACCTCTAACCCATTTAGAATCGCATTCCTATCGCCCGTATCGACGCTTGCTGGACTAATCTGAATTGTCAATCCCTCTAcaatgaaagaagaattaaCCACAACATCCTGGTAGTATGCAGTTGCCAAAACTCCTAGCTTGTGTGACAAATCCAAGTTGGTTATGGCAGCCTTCCCATTTACATAAACATTGAAATACAGATTGTTTAGAACTTTGCTGACAATGTCACAGAAATGGAAGCGAATTAGATACCCAAATGAGGGATCTGCCTCAAATCTCCATGTGATATTGAAATTTGGTTCCATGGATTGAACATCTCCCATTTGAACTGCACTTGCATAGACACTTGGAGGCGCAATTAACTTCCCAATTTCTTCCAGGCCGTCTTGATATTTGATGCTGTTGGTCTGAACAACAACATTCTTTCCAGCAGCTAAAGGTTTCCTGTAAGCTTCATCTCTCTCCCATGTCCTCCCAAGAGTGTCATTTCTTGGAGTGATTGCAGGACCTCCCATGTTCAGCCTAAACACTGTCTGAAATGCATATTTGCTTAGGCCGTCGACCATCCCGACCGGAGACAGCTCCATGTTGGAGTCGGAGATCATGCCCTCCGGAGCAGAAACGACCTCGATGGCGTTGATGAAAGCAGCTGAATTCTTCATTGGGAGGAACTTGATTGAGAGTTTTGGTTCAGTGATATTAAGTAGAAACTCCTTGAGAACAAATGTGGATTCATTGTTGATGTTGAAGCTGTGAAGCAACACATACTTTTCAGTGACAACTGAAAATTTGGCCTCCAAGAGATCAAAGTCATTGGTTTTAACAGGCAAGAAATGGAGTCGCAGCCAATGCCATCCAGGCTCAGCCATCTGAAAATGGTAAGCAGCTTCTTGGAGGAAGACTCTGGCTGTCAAATCGACGGGGGACGGCGCGTTTGTATCCGGTGGGGCGGTGGCTACCATCTCATCCTTGGCATCTAGGAACTGCAGGGATTGGTCATCAGTTTTGAACACTCTTCCATCAGGGAGTGCACCAAGTTCCCTTGTGGCACCACAGTCAAGGAGAAAGTTGTCTTTAGGAATGAAGGAGGCGGCGCCGGAGCCAGGGCCGGCAGGGCTGAGGGCAAATGCGGGGGCGATCGGGGCGTAAAGGATGAAGCAGAGGAAAACCAGGAGGAAAGCCATCAAAGAAGATGATGACATAAATGGAGAGGAGGAGAAGCTTGaaattctcttcttttctttgatctcCATTCCCTCCTGGGTGAGGAGGTCtgaatcaaaaaagaaaagaaagcaacaCAAAGCTAAAGGATTTCTAAAAAGGAGTCTCTATTATGGGTTTCCCCAAACCAATTGGTTATTTTTATCCACCATTGATGAGATCACCCAACAATTGGTTGCTGCAACATTTTTGGCCAATtgaaattcctttttttagcTTCACCACCCAAATATTCTTTGAAACAGTCAAAACCacatcattcttcttcttcttcttcttcttttttttttttttttaatttcaatattagtCATACCATTCattccaaattaattttttatcaataataacaataaatttcaTAAGGAATTTTTTAGATTCTTGTCTCTAGTTTCGCTAGAgctatgaaattattattaattcatgtaaccaaaactaaaatgaaattcGTGCAATTATTCACAATAGTTCTCTTTTCTCGtgataagaaattataattaatttttttttatcgttttTTTTAAACGAGTTCGGAGTTCAGATGATTGAAGGCTTGAATCTGATGGAATCatagaataaaatagaatatgatcaatattttcataaaaatgaaTCTGAAAGGGGTAAAGTAAATGCAAAATGGAATAGCAGTGGTGTCTCATTACTCAATAAATACAAACCGGAATCCGAGTAGTGTGTATCCAACATTCATTACAGAAATCAGGCACAGAAAAATAATAGTCGACCACAGTGGTAACAATAATAAGGTAacaaacaatcaaacttcTTAACCAAAGCCACtatcatattcatattatatatagaaTTGACAATAATCAAACTCCAATTAGCACatagctgctgctgctgttggtggtggtggtggtggtggtggtgctgCGGCGCTGCTAAACAAGTTTCTTCATCActtctcatttttctcatATTTGGGGAAGCCCTTTCTCACTTGCTTCATTCACAAACCAAACCATAAGAAAAATCTGCCACCATGGAGTTCAACCAAACATAAttacttcttttttgtgtATAATTTTCAGCGATACACGCTAGGAATTCAATCGAACGACTTGACCTTACCGCAACTTAAACAAGGGTAAACCCACACATCAAGCTGAAAATACTGTTGTTCTCAGATTAACGGCAGGGAAGGAGTTCATCATGTTTTCCTGCAAGATGAACAgacaaacaatattttatcCATACCGTCTGTCTCTGTTCGTATCTTCTAGCCAAACCAAGAATAAAGAACCAACGGTTGATTTACCTAGTACTTATTGGAACTATAGCAGCCCAAAGTGCTCCAGAATAAAGCTAGAGATCACAAAGGGCATAGAAGAAGGCCTgcaaaatatcaaatatccCCAGTTAGAGATCAGCACATGAGCAACACATAGAAGTTTGGTTCATCGATTGCAGACCTTTGCTTATTGGAATAGGCTCCATCACTTATGCTTGCTTACTTCATTGACCAAAGTTCATCTCTGAATATctaaaacgagaaaaggaAAGAGTCAGAGTTTTACATCAATCTGGATATACATCTTGATATCTACTATTGAGCCAAGGCAAACCCATTATGATTTCGAACCTTCTCTTCTATTGGTAATCGAGAATAGACGGTATATCTAAACTTACCTACGTGGCTTATTTTGTCGCTGTCCAACATCATCATTTTCAAGTTCTGcaaaggagaaagatcagttgTGCCAAAACCATGATGCCATGTGATAAACATAGAAAATCGGTCATATTCATGTACAAAGAGTGACAATCTTACCATTCTGTGAAGGCTTTGCCTCGTTACTGGATTTGTTTGTGTTATTTTCTTTGCTGCGGAGAGTAGAAATGATCAAGACGTAGTGATTATATGCAGCATAAAAGGACCCCCAAACAAAACATCGCACATGCAGTAAGTATGCGATCAACATGTGTcgaagaagataaaaataaataaataagcagTATTTCGCTTCCCTTTCTTTAGTTTGCCTCCATTTTTTTCaggcttttgtttttgtacgCCATTGTAtgctttcaatattttctcaatgaaagtttgGTTATTCatcaagaataaaataaaataaaataaaataaaataaataagcagtAAAGGAAGTACTGACAAAGCCCAATGAACTATGTATCCACAacataattctaaaaaaaacagagcatgCAAAGTAAATACTTTATTAGCTTTCCCACAACACCACCAGAGTGCCATAATATGACAATCTAAAATTTGAACTATGACACGCCTCAGTAAAGTAACAGcacaaacaaaatgataacATAAGACAATTTCGGCATCAAGAGTTATCAAACCAAATACAACATACTAACCTCAACGTTGCCACAGATGATGTCTGTCCTGAGGGTCGAGCATGATAAGAACCATCAACAGCAATATAAGGCGAACAATATGTAGCTCCCAGAGCCCCAGCTGCACCAGCCAAAACTGGTAGCCTGAAGAATATGAAGCTCCTTAAATTAGAACCACTAACCGGCAGCAGGGTGGTGAAATAGATTTTTCAGAAGAATATGGAAGAAGAGAAACTGCATGGAGCCTGATAAAGAGACTTCTTAATCTATTCTATCCCAGCTCACTCAAGTCACACAAAACCAATTTGGCAATGCCATCTAGACAATGAAAAATGtaagaatcaaaatcaaggGTTCACAAATCATTTTAGATACAACGACTCCCAAACAATATTTGACTGGGTGTTAGCCAATATATTTCACCTTGTCGATAAAAAAATTCCAGTTCACAGTTTATCAAAATATTGCAAGAGCAAGATCAACAGCATCATCCACCCAGAGCACAACAAATTTATGACATGCAATATAACATCCTCAAGAAAATGacatttagaaaaagaatccACACCATGTCATTTCTGAATTTCCCATGCCAAGTTGAGGCTGGGCAACATATCCTGGAAATGCCATGCCAACTGCAGGAACTCCAATGCCACCAGGATGCTGACCTCCAAATTGCATAACTTTACATATAATCGACGATATAAGTAATAGCATGGATAATAGAGAAATTGAGCAAAATAGAAAGTTTGACAGGAAAATaaaggaggaaaaaagaaaataatatctatgttttaatacatttttaatgGATCGACAAAATTATAACAAAGCAAAACTACTTTTATAGTTCATAAACTCACAGGAACGTTGCACCATACCAAACAAAATGTAGATTTTAAAAGGAGTGCTATAATCTTGAAACTGATCGGAAGTACAAAGCCTATCCACAAGGAGTAAACCCATACAATTTCCCGTAAAGTTAACAGTAATGTGAAGTAAACTTTACCCGGCAAAAATGCTGGTGTATGAGGAAAGTTCTGATCTCCATGAGTAATATTCATGTTCCCAGAGGTTCCCATAATCTGAGCCCCACTATAAATAAAGGAACCTGCACCAATACCTTGTGCCATACCTtttccctttccaaccaaaGCAGTTTTCAATTTGCTTGATTCTGAATAAGAATCCGCCTCTCCAGATCCAGATTCCACTGAGTTAACTGACAAAGCAGTTTTAGGTGGAGATGAAGATTGAGATCCACTATCAGGTCGCTGACCCAACTGCTGGACAGGAACCTGAACAGCAGGTTGAACCCGATTTTGACTAGGAGTTCGTGTTACACCATGTGATTGAGTCGGTAAAGAGACCTTGTTAACTTGGCTATGGAGTGATGCAGGAGGGTAGCTGGTAGATCCTACACCAGCACCCCTTCCCTGAGGCCTAGATTGGGGAATCTGAGCATTACTGACCACTGAAGAACCAGAATTTGTCTTAGATGAAAGATTTCCTAAAGACGGATTGGTTGAATCATTTATGTAAAGCCTGTCCATAGCAACAGCATCAACTACATGCCTTCCATCCACCATTACACTTGATTGTGGCATAGAGCGACTATCACCATACATATTCTTTTCAGGAAGTCCAGCTTGTACTTCACTTTTTTCCAGTTTAAGGATGTTTTTACTAGACGTCCCTGAAGGGTAGAAAGGCGGAGAAGCAGAATTCAGGCTTGA is a window encoding:
- the LOC111778822 gene encoding protein MLN51 homolog isoform X1, with translation MATATEEEVDYESDPEEAKRLLAMRRREASDDEEGEGEGGEGKRTIRRVGIHSDDSDGQGGAAEYDDEDELGEEVDEDEVAVGVEDVDEGEEVGEEEDEVRYRDRKLDGHGELDTASGNAVKELDDDGRSLAEGQSDLPEENPEGEFSEEKKVNEPFAVPTAGAFYMHDDRFRDNAGGRHRRMQGGRRLWESKDDMKWGHDKFEEITLHERRRGERKTSKGHPRGRGKSQGMDHGYARGNRSRAYNKNNSQNDAPKVVRGRGPRRYESTTDNNIQSSPSQDKQSVKPPERALHNHTGRTSAPPNVEGEPVSVRKHVFASSLNSASPPFYPSGTSSKNILKLEKSEVQAGLPEKNMYGDSRSMPQSSVMVDGRHVVDAVAMDRLYINDSTNPSLGNLSSKTNSGSSVVSNAQIPQSRPQGRGAGVGSTSYPPASLHSQVNKVSLPTQSHGVTRTPSQNRVQPAVQVPVQQLGQRPDSGSQSSSPPKTALSVNSVESGSGEADSYSESSKLKTALVGKGKGMAQGIGAGSFIYSGAQIMGTSGNMNITHGDQNFPHTPAFLPVMQFGGQHPGGIGVPAVGMAFPGYVAQPQLGMGNSEMTWLPVLAGAAGALGATYCSPYIAVDGSYHARPSGQTSSVATLSKENNTNKSSNEAKPSQNELENDDVGQRQNKPRRYSEMNFGQ
- the LOC111778821 gene encoding probable receptor-like protein kinase At4g39110, coding for MEIKEKKRISSFSSSPFMSSSSLMAFLLVFLCFILYAPIAPAFALSPAGPGSGAASFIPKDNFLLDCGATRELGALPDGRVFKTDDQSLQFLDAKDEMVATAPPDTNAPSPVDLTARVFLQEAAYHFQMAEPGWHWLRLHFLPVKTNDFDLLEAKFSVVTEKYVLLHSFNINNESTFVLKEFLLNITEPKLSIKFLPMKNSAAFINAIEVVSAPEGMISDSNMELSPVGMVDGLSKYAFQTVFRLNMGGPAITPRNDTLGRTWERDEAYRKPLAAGKNVVVQTNSIKYQDGLEEIGKLIAPPSVYASAVQMGDVQSMEPNFNITWRFEADPSFGYLIRFHFCDIVSKVLNNLYFNVYVNGKAAITNLDLSHKLGVLATAYYQDVVVNSSFIVEGLTIQISPASVDTGDRNAILNGLEVMKISNSVNSLDGEFGVDGKSANGSNRGTVAAVGFAMMFGAFVGLGAMVMKWHKRPQDWQKRNSFSSWLLPVHAGDSSFMTSKTSYGSHKTNTGLGLGRFFTLAELQEATKNFDSNAIIGVGGFGNVYLGVIDEGTKVAVKRGNPQSEQGITEFQTEIQMLSKLRHRHLVSLIGYCDENSEMILVYEFMSNGPFRDHLYGKDLSPLSWKQRLEICIGSARGLHYLHTGSAQGIIHRDVKTTNILLDENFTAKVADFGLSKDAPMGQGHVSTAVKGSFGYLDPEYFRRQQLTEKSDVYSFGVVLLEALCARPAINPSLTREQVNLADWAMQNKRKGTLEKIMDPLLVGAISPESMKKFAEAAEKCLAEHGVDRPSMGDVLWNLEYALQLQESYSKGKAEEETKPEATAPVTPTSATPTAVDDSTDAPNSDNRPAAVKPEQNRQPAEVPNPIDDHSGSAMFAHFSNLNGR
- the LOC111778822 gene encoding protein MLN51 homolog isoform X2 — translated: MATATEEEVDYESDPEEAKRLLAMRRREASDDEEGEGEGGEGKRTIRRVGIHSDDSDGQGGAAEYDDEDELGEEVDEDEVAVGVEDVDEGEEVGEEEDEVRYRDRKLDGHGELDTASGNAVKELDDDGRSLAEGQSDLPEENPEGEFSEEKKVNEPFAVPTAGAFYMHDDRFRDNAGGRHRRMQGGRRLWESKDDMKWGHDKFEEITLHERRRGERKTSKGHPRGRGKSQGMDHGYARGNRSRAYNKNNSQNDAPKVVRGRGPRRYESTTDNNIQSSPSQDKQSVKPPERALHNHTGRTSAPPNVEGTSSKNILKLEKSEVQAGLPEKNMYGDSRSMPQSSVMVDGRHVVDAVAMDRLYINDSTNPSLGNLSSKTNSGSSVVSNAQIPQSRPQGRGAGVGSTSYPPASLHSQVNKVSLPTQSHGVTRTPSQNRVQPAVQVPVQQLGQRPDSGSQSSSPPKTALSVNSVESGSGEADSYSESSKLKTALVGKGKGMAQGIGAGSFIYSGAQIMGTSGNMNITHGDQNFPHTPAFLPVMQFGGQHPGGIGVPAVGMAFPGYVAQPQLGMGNSEMTWLPVLAGAAGALGATYCSPYIAVDGSYHARPSGQTSSVATLSKENNTNKSSNEAKPSQNELENDDVGQRQNKPRRYSEMNFGQ